A DNA window from Bacteroides cellulosilyticus contains the following coding sequences:
- a CDS encoding efflux RND transporter periplasmic adaptor subunit has protein sequence MKKITFPLILLVLTACGENKEVQPAEEATTVAVAENVTDSIQVDAITSATSKPNQVSFNGTMVIPPQRMATVSLTMGGVIKSTSLLPGEPVRQGSVLATLENPDFITLQQTYLDSHAQTEFLEAEYLRQQALSAEQAASQKKLQQSKADYLSMKSRVEAAAAQLKLLEVEPEVLLKEGIQPFLQIKAPISGYVADVKMNVGKYMNVGDALCEIVDKSRTLLRLTTYEKDLADMKVGNPVQFRVNGMGKTVFKATLISIGQKVDEDTRSVEVYARVDTVDNQFRPGMYVTARIMKEQASAEQ, from the coding sequence ATGAAAAAGATAACTTTCCCCTTAATTCTGCTGGTGCTGACAGCATGCGGCGAGAACAAAGAAGTACAACCGGCAGAAGAGGCTACTACTGTTGCCGTAGCAGAAAACGTGACAGATAGCATTCAGGTAGATGCTATCACTTCAGCTACTTCTAAACCCAATCAGGTATCATTTAACGGTACAATGGTTATTCCTCCACAACGGATGGCGACGGTTTCGCTTACGATGGGTGGGGTTATTAAAAGTACTTCTTTGTTGCCCGGTGAACCTGTACGGCAAGGGAGTGTATTGGCTACTCTGGAAAATCCCGACTTTATAACTTTACAACAGACATATCTGGACAGTCATGCACAGACTGAATTTCTGGAAGCGGAATACCTTCGCCAGCAAGCTCTTTCTGCCGAACAGGCAGCCTCCCAAAAGAAACTTCAGCAAAGCAAGGCAGATTACCTTTCAATGAAAAGCCGTGTGGAGGCGGCGGCTGCACAGTTGAAATTACTGGAAGTGGAACCTGAAGTCTTACTGAAGGAGGGTATTCAACCTTTTTTGCAGATTAAAGCTCCGATCAGTGGCTATGTGGCAGATGTGAAAATGAATGTTGGTAAATATATGAATGTAGGAGATGCCCTTTGTGAAATAGTAGATAAAAGTCGGACTTTACTCAGATTGACAACCTATGAAAAGGATCTGGCAGATATGAAAGTGGGAAATCCGGTACAATTTCGTGTAAACGGAATGGGAAAAACAGTATTTAAGGCTACTTTGATATCTATCGGGCAGAAAGTGGATGAAGATACACGCTCTGTTGAAGTCTATGCCAGGGTAGATACTGTGGACAATCAATTCCGTCCCGGTATGTACGTCACAGCAAGGATTATGAAAGAGCAGGCTTCGGCTGAACAATAA
- a CDS encoding sensor histidine kinase, with translation MKNRYTLFILIVSISVATLIHFPELVSLFDVFESQTLFPGMRPADVASEVFFTFISLVILFEVNILLFHFNQPAVKITWQKMILSLILTWILSSLLGKCFVFLHHTFDIPAIDAMVHHYLHPLRDFIITCTVSGSCYISYLIRRQQEVVIENQQLQAENILNQYEALKNQLNPHMLFNSLNTLRSLVREDQDKAQEYIQELSRVLRYTLQGNDSKSVCVKDEIEFVSAYIFLLKMRFEDNLSFDICIDNKYANYYLPPMAVQMLIENAVKHNEISDRHPLNIRIYTEGEELIVTNPVQPKLTATTGTGIGLANLAKRYHLLYKREIQISENEQFTIRIPLIPSVS, from the coding sequence ATGAAAAACCGGTATACTCTGTTCATACTCATCGTTTCCATTTCCGTGGCAACATTGATTCATTTTCCGGAATTGGTTTCTCTCTTTGATGTCTTCGAGAGCCAGACACTGTTTCCGGGGATGAGGCCTGCTGATGTGGCAAGTGAAGTGTTTTTCACTTTCATCTCTCTTGTGATTCTGTTTGAGGTGAACATTTTGCTGTTCCACTTTAACCAGCCGGCTGTAAAAATTACCTGGCAGAAGATGATATTGTCATTGATACTGACTTGGATTTTAAGCAGTTTGTTAGGGAAATGTTTTGTATTCCTGCATCACACTTTCGATATTCCGGCCATTGATGCCATGGTACATCATTATCTGCATCCTTTGCGTGATTTTATAATAACCTGTACCGTATCAGGAAGTTGTTATATATCCTACCTTATCCGGCGTCAGCAGGAAGTCGTTATAGAAAACCAGCAGTTGCAGGCCGAGAACATTCTGAACCAGTATGAGGCTTTGAAGAATCAATTGAATCCGCACATGCTTTTTAACTCTCTGAATACTCTCCGGTCACTGGTACGCGAAGACCAGGATAAAGCACAGGAATACATTCAGGAACTTTCCCGTGTATTGCGCTACACCTTGCAGGGAAATGATTCGAAAAGTGTGTGTGTGAAGGATGAAATAGAATTTGTGTCAGCCTACATCTTTTTGTTGAAGATGCGCTTTGAAGATAATCTCTCTTTTGATATTTGTATTGATAATAAATATGCCAATTATTATTTGCCTCCTATGGCAGTCCAGATGCTGATAGAGAATGCAGTGAAACATAATGAAATAAGCGACAGGCATCCATTGAATATCCGTATTTATACCGAAGGGGAAGAATTAATCGTTACCAATCCGGTGCAGCCTAAACTGACTGCTACTACCGGAACTGGTATAGGACTGGCAAATCTTGCAAAACGCTATCATTTGCTTTACAAGCGGGAGATACAAATCAGCGAGAACGAGCAGTTTACCATACGTATTCCTTTAATACCGAGTGTTTCATGA
- a CDS encoding LytR/AlgR family response regulator transcription factor, which yields MKVIIIEDEKAAVRNLKALLQEVKPEVEVEATLDSIAAVLDWFAIYSMPDMIFMDIHLADGSAFEIFDHVDITCPIVFTTAYDEYALRAFKVNSVDYLLKPIGKNDIEKAFHKLEQLHGSEQGKSPDNALLQLIHSLKKRESYKTHFLIPVKGDKLLPVSVDMILLFYIQDCKVKVVLADGKEYTFPQTLDEITECIDPSLFFRVNRQFLISREAIKDIDLWFNNRLSINLRCKVSDEKVLVSKARVQEFKDWFSKIH from the coding sequence ATGAAAGTAATTATTATAGAAGATGAGAAAGCGGCAGTCCGCAACCTGAAAGCTTTGTTACAGGAAGTGAAGCCGGAAGTGGAAGTAGAGGCTACTTTGGACAGTATTGCGGCTGTATTGGATTGGTTTGCCATATACTCTATGCCGGACATGATCTTTATGGATATTCATTTAGCTGACGGATCAGCCTTTGAAATCTTCGATCATGTAGATATTACCTGCCCTATTGTTTTCACTACGGCCTATGATGAATATGCTCTTCGTGCGTTCAAAGTGAACAGTGTGGATTATTTGTTGAAGCCTATTGGAAAGAATGATATTGAGAAGGCTTTCCATAAGTTGGAGCAGTTGCATGGTTCGGAACAAGGGAAATCCCCTGACAATGCTTTGTTGCAATTAATTCATTCGCTGAAAAAGCGGGAAAGTTATAAAACGCATTTTCTCATTCCGGTGAAGGGTGACAAGTTGCTACCGGTTTCGGTGGATATGATTCTGCTGTTTTATATTCAGGACTGTAAAGTGAAGGTTGTTCTTGCCGATGGTAAGGAGTATACATTTCCACAAACGCTGGATGAAATAACAGAGTGTATCGATCCATCCCTGTTCTTCCGTGTCAACCGGCAATTTCTGATTTCCCGTGAGGCTATCAAGGATATTGATTTATGGTTCAACAACCGTCTGTCTATTAATCTTCGTTGTAAGGTATCGGATGAGAAAGTGCTGGTAAGCAAGGCACGTGTGCAGGAGTTTAAGGATTGGTTTTCCAAGATACATTGA
- the ald gene encoding alanine dehydrogenase — protein sequence MIIGVPKEIKNNENRVGMTPAGVAELVKQGHTVYVQASAGANSGFADEEYTAVGAKMLPTIEATYAAAEMIVKVKEPIAPEYKLIKKGQVVFTYFHFAADKILTEAMIESGGICIAYETVEKEDRSLPLLTPMSEVAGRMATQVGARFLEKPQGGKGKLMGGVTGVRPARVLVLGGGIVGTNAAQIAAGMGAEVLITDINLSRLRYLSEVMPKNVKTLYSSMHNIRMELPNIDLVIGSVLIPGDKAPHLITKEMLKMMKPGTVLVDVAIDQGGCFETSHPTTHSEPTYVVDGIVHYAVANIPGAVPFTSTMALTNATLPYTVALANKGWRKACKDDPALALGLNVVEGQVTYKAVADVFGLKYEPIEL from the coding sequence ATGATTATCGGAGTACCTAAAGAAATCAAGAACAACGAAAACCGTGTAGGAATGACCCCTGCCGGAGTAGCCGAGTTGGTGAAACAAGGTCATACAGTGTATGTACAGGCATCTGCCGGTGCAAACAGCGGTTTCGCGGATGAAGAGTACACTGCAGTGGGTGCGAAAATGCTGCCAACCATCGAAGCGACCTATGCCGCGGCGGAAATGATTGTGAAGGTGAAAGAACCTATCGCCCCCGAGTACAAACTGATTAAAAAGGGTCAGGTGGTATTTACCTATTTCCACTTCGCCGCCGATAAAATATTGACCGAAGCCATGATAGAAAGCGGCGGTATCTGCATCGCCTACGAAACCGTGGAGAAGGAAGACCGCTCTCTGCCCTTGCTCACCCCTATGAGCGAAGTGGCGGGACGCATGGCTACCCAGGTAGGCGCCCGCTTCCTCGAAAAGCCCCAAGGCGGAAAAGGAAAGCTGATGGGTGGCGTGACAGGTGTACGCCCCGCACGGGTGCTTGTTCTGGGTGGTGGCATCGTAGGAACCAACGCCGCGCAGATAGCCGCCGGCATGGGTGCCGAAGTCCTGATTACGGACATCAACCTCTCCCGCCTCCGCTACCTCAGCGAAGTGATGCCGAAGAACGTGAAAACGCTCTATTCCTCCATGCACAACATCAGGATGGAGCTTCCCAACATAGACCTCGTGATAGGTTCCGTCCTCATCCCGGGCGATAAAGCCCCGCACCTCATCACCAAAGAGATGCTGAAAATGATGAAACCCGGAACAGTCCTCGTAGACGTCGCCATCGACCAGGGCGGCTGTTTTGAAACCTCCCACCCTACCACGCACAGCGAACCGACGTATGTAGTGGACGGCATCGTTCATTATGCCGTTGCCAATATTCCGGGTGCCGTACCTTTCACCTCCACCATGGCACTGACAAACGCCACGCTGCCCTACACCGTAGCACTGGCAAACAAAGGCTGGCGGAAAGCGTGCAAAGACGATCCCGCACTGGCCCTGGGACTGAATGTGGTAGAAGGACAGGTGACGTATAAAGCGGTGGCTGATGTGTTCGGGCTGAAGTATGAGCCGATAGAGTTGTAA
- a CDS encoding fimbrillin family protein produces the protein MQITYYFRTSILVLACILPAFTPALASGASTVPDSLLTEKYIRSIYISAPDSALHLLDEAEKRRLPSMPAFHIDILRSMVYESQAMYVLKERCLRRALQSDSVRLVPARRLRLLSQLSSTLDRLNRYEEGISITPEALQTATVTVPQAITAYELKGITRADVTLSGTRNRRHALLLPQTITAGQPLLRLTIGEQTYRLDATARNGAFEAGKSYTLNVTVSNAEITATVSINPWLTGGDSEGDAGMEI, from the coding sequence ATGCAAATCACCTACTATTTCCGCACCTCCATCCTCGTATTGGCGTGCATTTTACCGGCTTTTACACCTGCCCTGGCTTCCGGAGCAAGCACCGTTCCGGACAGTCTGCTGACAGAAAAATACATCCGCAGCATATACATATCTGCGCCCGACAGTGCCCTCCACCTGCTCGACGAGGCCGAAAAACGCCGCCTCCCCTCCATGCCTGCGTTCCACATCGACATCCTGCGCAGCATGGTGTACGAAAGCCAGGCCATGTACGTCCTTAAAGAACGTTGCCTGCGGCGTGCCTTGCAAAGCGACTCCGTGCGACTGGTACCTGCACGCCGGCTGCGTCTGCTCTCACAATTGTCTTCCACCCTCGACCGCCTGAACCGATACGAAGAAGGTATCAGCATCACCCCCGAAGCCCTGCAAACCGCCACCGTAACCGTGCCCCAAGCCATCACCGCCTACGAACTGAAAGGCATCACCCGCGCCGACGTCACCCTCAGCGGCACCCGCAACCGCCGCCACGCCCTGCTTCTCCCGCAAACCATAACCGCCGGCCAACCCCTACTCCGCCTCACCATCGGCGAACAGACCTACCGCCTCGACGCCACCGCCCGCAACGGCGCATTCGAAGCCGGCAAAAGCTACACCCTCAACGTCACCGTGAGCAATGCCGAAATCACCGCCACCGTCAGCATCAACCCCTGGCTGACAGGAGGCGACAGCGAAGGAGACGCCGGGATGGAAATCTGA
- a CDS encoding M23 family metallopeptidase encodes MKHSILSLILFAWGVQAYPQAGGNVQSQATFTPPFDFPIVFSGNFGEIRANHFHGGLDFKTGGAIGKPVRALADGYISRIRVTHGSGYVLDVAYNNGYKTINRHLSAFVGDIARRVEDLQYEKETWEVEIIPEPGEYIVKAGQVIALSGNTGYSFGPHLHLDVFEADTDDYVDPLPFFKKKVKDNTAPRAEGIMLFPQPGKGMVDGTQKRQAFPLSPKQPITAWGLIGAGIRAYDYMDGVRNRYGVHTVILEVDSVEVFRSVVDRFSENENRMINSWTYGQYMKSFIEPGNTLRMLHASNDNRGLVDINEERPYRFVYTLKDALGNTSKVRFTVHGKRAEIAPVEHREKYIFRWDKVNYLQEPGLSLVIPRGMLYDDAYLNYAVRADSGDVAFTYQLNDTRIPLHGRCELSIGLRRHPLEDRSKYYVAGVNSRGGKYSIGGKYEDGFMKTTIRELGTYTVAIDTVPPEITALNPQQWGRTGRITFKAKDKETGISSYRGTIDGKYALFGKPNSISGNLVYEIDPKRVERGKHVVEITVTDGCGNRTTEQFTFVW; translated from the coding sequence ATGAAACATTCTATATTATCCCTTATACTGTTTGCATGGGGAGTGCAGGCCTATCCGCAAGCGGGTGGGAATGTGCAATCTCAGGCAACGTTCACTCCTCCTTTCGATTTCCCTATTGTGTTCTCCGGTAATTTCGGTGAAATACGTGCCAATCATTTCCACGGCGGACTCGACTTCAAGACGGGCGGCGCCATTGGTAAACCCGTGCGGGCGCTGGCCGACGGATACATTTCGCGTATCCGTGTCACTCATGGTTCGGGCTATGTGCTCGATGTGGCATATAATAACGGATATAAAACAATCAACCGCCACCTCAGCGCTTTTGTGGGCGACATAGCCCGCCGGGTAGAAGACTTGCAGTACGAAAAGGAGACATGGGAAGTAGAGATTATCCCCGAACCGGGCGAATATATCGTCAAGGCCGGGCAGGTTATCGCTCTGAGCGGTAATACCGGATATTCCTTTGGCCCGCACCTGCATCTTGATGTGTTTGAGGCAGATACGGATGACTACGTGGACCCTTTGCCCTTCTTCAAGAAGAAAGTGAAGGACAACACCGCCCCGCGTGCCGAAGGCATCATGCTGTTTCCACAACCCGGCAAGGGAATGGTGGACGGAACCCAGAAGCGTCAGGCTTTTCCTCTCAGCCCTAAACAGCCGATCACTGCCTGGGGACTGATAGGAGCGGGCATCCGTGCATACGACTATATGGATGGCGTGCGCAACCGTTACGGTGTGCACACGGTTATCCTGGAAGTGGACAGCGTGGAAGTGTTCCGCAGTGTGGTGGATCGCTTCTCGGAGAACGAGAACCGCATGATTAACTCGTGGACATACGGGCAATATATGAAATCGTTCATCGAACCGGGAAATACATTGCGGATGTTGCATGCTTCAAATGATAACCGGGGACTGGTTGATATCAACGAAGAGCGTCCGTACCGCTTTGTCTACACCTTGAAGGATGCCCTGGGAAACACTTCGAAAGTACGTTTCACCGTGCATGGAAAGCGGGCGGAGATAGCTCCTGTGGAACATCGGGAGAAGTACATCTTCCGCTGGGACAAGGTGAACTATCTACAGGAACCCGGTCTGTCGCTGGTGATTCCTCGCGGGATGTTGTATGACGACGCGTACCTGAATTATGCCGTGCGTGCAGATAGCGGGGACGTTGCCTTTACTTATCAGTTGAATGACACGCGCATCCCTTTACATGGTCGTTGCGAGTTGAGCATCGGCTTGCGTCGCCACCCTCTGGAAGATAGGTCGAAATACTATGTGGCAGGCGTGAACTCCCGGGGCGGGAAGTATAGCATAGGTGGCAAGTACGAGGACGGTTTCATGAAGACGACCATCCGGGAGTTGGGTACGTATACCGTTGCCATCGATACCGTGCCTCCTGAAATCACTGCGCTGAACCCGCAACAGTGGGGACGCACGGGACGCATTACATTCAAGGCGAAGGATAAAGAAACCGGCATAAGCAGTTATCGCGGCACCATCGACGGGAAGTATGCCTTGTTTGGCAAACCTAATTCCATCAGTGGGAACCTGGTCTATGAGATTGACCCTAAACGGGTGGAAAGGGGTAAGCACGTGGTGGAAATCACCGTGACGGATGGTTGCGGCAACCGGACAACAGAACAGTTTACGTTCGTCTGGTAA
- a CDS encoding C69 family dipeptidase, translating to MKSKRLTLSVLFVAVAVVNALACTNLIVGKNASTDGSTIVSYSADSYGLFGELYHYPAGIHKKGTLMDVHEWDTGKYLGQIEQARQTYNVIGNINEFQLTIAETTFGGRPELVDTTGIIDYGSLIYLGLQRARTAREAIKVMTDLVQEYGYYSSGESFTIADPNEIWIMEMIGKGPGVRGAVWVAVRIPDDCISAHANQSRIHQFDMNDKNNCMYSSDVISFAREKGYFNGVNKDFSFADAYAPLDFGARRYCEARVWSYFNMFTDRGEEFLPYIEGKTNQPMPLYLKANRKISVQDVKNAMRDHYEGTPLDISKDFGAGPYHTPYRLSPLSFKVNDQEYFNERPISTQQSGFVFVSQMRSTMPDAIGGVLWFGTDDANMTVFTPVYCCTDKVPVCYSRVDGADYITFSWNSSFWIFNWVANMVYPRYDLMIGDVRASQSEMETTFNDAQEGIESAASKLYSKDPAQAKAFLTNYTNMTAQSTLDTWKRLGEFLIVKYNDGVVKRMKDGKFERNSIGQPAGVIRPGYPKEFLEEYVKQTGDRYKMPE from the coding sequence ATGAAAAGCAAAAGACTGACTCTTTCCGTCTTATTTGTGGCTGTTGCAGTAGTGAATGCACTGGCTTGTACCAACCTTATTGTTGGTAAGAATGCCTCCACAGACGGTTCTACAATCGTTTCTTATTCTGCCGACTCTTACGGGTTGTTCGGCGAGTTATATCATTATCCTGCGGGCATACATAAGAAAGGTACCCTGATGGATGTGCATGAGTGGGACACCGGCAAGTATCTGGGACAGATTGAGCAGGCACGCCAGACGTACAACGTCATCGGCAATATCAACGAATTCCAGCTTACCATTGCTGAAACCACTTTCGGAGGTCGTCCTGAACTGGTAGATACCACCGGTATCATCGACTACGGAAGCTTGATTTATCTCGGTCTGCAACGTGCCCGTACCGCCCGTGAAGCTATCAAGGTGATGACCGACCTTGTACAGGAATATGGCTATTACAGCAGTGGCGAGTCTTTCACTATCGCTGATCCGAACGAGATCTGGATTATGGAAATGATTGGCAAAGGCCCCGGTGTGCGTGGTGCCGTGTGGGTGGCTGTGCGCATCCCCGATGATTGCATCTCGGCACATGCCAACCAGTCGCGCATTCACCAGTTCGATATGAATGATAAGAACAACTGTATGTATTCTTCCGATGTCATCTCTTTTGCCCGCGAAAAAGGTTACTTCAACGGTGTGAACAAAGATTTCAGCTTTGCTGATGCATACGCTCCTCTGGATTTCGGTGCACGCCGTTATTGCGAAGCCCGCGTATGGAGTTACTTCAATATGTTTACCGACCGTGGTGAGGAATTCCTTCCTTATATAGAAGGTAAAACCAATCAACCCATGCCGCTTTATCTGAAAGCCAACCGCAAAATCTCCGTACAGGATGTGAAGAATGCCATGCGCGATCATTACGAAGGTACTCCGCTGGATATCAGCAAAGATTTTGGTGCCGGTCCTTATCACACCCCTTACCGTCTTTCTCCGCTGTCCTTCAAGGTGAACGACCAGGAATATTTCAACGAACGTCCCATCTCTACCCAGCAGTCAGGTTTCGTTTTCGTATCTCAGATGCGCTCTACCATGCCCGATGCTATCGGTGGCGTGCTGTGGTTCGGTACGGATGATGCCAACATGACTGTTTTCACCCCTGTATATTGCTGTACTGATAAAGTGCCTGTATGCTACTCTCGTGTAGATGGTGCCGACTATATCACCTTCTCCTGGAATTCTTCTTTCTGGATTTTCAACTGGGTGGCGAACATGGTTTATCCCCGCTACGACCTGATGATTGGCGATGTACGTGCAAGCCAGTCGGAGATGGAAACTACTTTCAATGATGCACAGGAAGGAATCGAATCGGCTGCATCCAAACTCTATTCCAAAGATCCTGCCCAGGCAAAAGCATTCCTGACTAACTATACGAATATGACCGCGCAGAGTACGCTCGATACCTGGAAACGTCTTGGCGAATTCCTTATCGTAAAATACAATGACGGTGTGGTAAAACGTATGAAAGACGGTAAGTTTGAACGTAATTCCATTGGTCAGCCGGCTGGTGTGATACGTCCCGGATATCCGAAAGAATTTCTGGAAGAATACGTGAAACAAACCGGTGATCGCTATAAGATGCCGGAGTAA
- a CDS encoding phospho-sugar mutase, which produces MENQELIKQVTEKAQMWLTPAYDAETQAEVKRMLENEDKTELIDCFYKDLEFGTGGLRGIMGAGTNRMNIYTVGAATQGLSNYLNKCFKDKEQISVVVGYDCRNNSDKFAKISADIFSANGIKVYLFDDLRPTPEVSFAIRHFGCQSGINITASHNPREYNGYKAYWDDGAQVLAPHDTAIIDEVNKVTVADIKFEGNKDLIQIIGADVDKIYLDMVHSISIDPEVIKRQKDLSIVYTPLHGAGRVLIPSSLKEWGFENVNCVPEQMVKDGNFPTVVSPNPENAEALSMAIALAKKLDADIVMASDPDADRVGMACKDDKGEWVLINGNQTCLIFLYYIIKNRIAMGKMQPNDFIVKTIVTTELIKAVADKNKIEMRDCYTGFKWIAREIRLSEGKQQYIGGGEESYGFLAEDFVRDKDAVSACSLLAEICAWAKDQGKTLYDVLMDIYVEYGFSKETTVNVVKPGKSGADEIKAMMDNFRANPPKEIGGSPVKLIKDYKTLKMIDAQGNAVDLDMPETSNVLQYFTEDGTKISVRPSGTEPKIKFYIEVKGEMGCPKCYASADAEAEEKVVAVRKSLGI; this is translated from the coding sequence ATGGAAAATCAGGAACTTATCAAGCAGGTAACTGAGAAAGCCCAGATGTGGCTCACCCCGGCTTATGATGCCGAAACTCAGGCTGAAGTAAAACGCATGTTGGAAAACGAAGATAAAACTGAGTTGATAGATTGTTTCTATAAGGATTTGGAATTCGGTACGGGTGGCCTGCGCGGCATCATGGGTGCTGGAACCAATCGCATGAATATCTATACCGTAGGCGCTGCAACACAGGGTCTTTCCAACTATCTGAATAAGTGTTTCAAGGACAAAGAGCAGATTTCCGTTGTGGTAGGTTATGACTGCCGTAACAATAGCGACAAATTCGCTAAAATCTCTGCCGACATCTTCTCTGCAAACGGCATCAAAGTATATCTTTTCGATGATTTGCGTCCCACACCGGAAGTTTCTTTTGCTATCCGTCACTTCGGATGCCAGAGTGGTATCAATATCACTGCCAGCCACAATCCGAGAGAATATAACGGTTACAAGGCTTATTGGGATGATGGCGCTCAGGTACTTGCTCCGCACGATACCGCTATCATCGACGAAGTAAATAAGGTGACTGTTGCCGACATCAAATTTGAAGGTAACAAAGACCTGATTCAGATCATTGGTGCTGATGTAGATAAGATTTATCTGGACATGGTTCATTCTATTTCTATAGATCCGGAAGTTATCAAACGTCAGAAAGATCTCAGCATAGTTTATACTCCTCTGCATGGTGCAGGTCGTGTGCTCATTCCTTCTTCTCTGAAAGAATGGGGATTTGAGAATGTAAATTGCGTACCCGAACAGATGGTGAAGGACGGTAATTTCCCGACTGTGGTATCTCCGAACCCTGAAAATGCCGAAGCTCTCTCTATGGCTATCGCATTGGCGAAGAAACTCGATGCCGACATCGTAATGGCGAGCGATCCGGATGCTGACCGTGTAGGTATGGCTTGTAAAGATGATAAAGGTGAGTGGGTACTTATCAACGGTAACCAGACTTGTCTGATCTTCTTGTATTACATCATCAAGAACCGTATTGCAATGGGCAAGATGCAGCCCAACGACTTCATCGTGAAGACCATTGTAACTACTGAACTGATTAAGGCTGTCGCTGATAAGAATAAGATTGAAATGCGTGATTGCTACACCGGTTTCAAATGGATTGCACGTGAAATTCGTTTGAGCGAAGGCAAGCAGCAATATATTGGTGGTGGTGAAGAAAGCTACGGTTTCCTGGCAGAAGACTTTGTTCGTGATAAAGATGCCGTTTCTGCCTGTTCATTGTTGGCTGAGATCTGTGCCTGGGCTAAGGATCAGGGCAAGACGCTGTATGATGTGCTGATGGATATCTATGTAGAGTATGGTTTCTCTAAAGAAACGACTGTAAACGTAGTGAAACCCGGTAAGAGCGGTGCGGATGAAATCAAAGCCATGATGGATAACTTCCGTGCTAACCCGCCGAAAGAAATCGGAGGTTCACCTGTCAAATTGATCAAGGATTATAAGACATTGAAGATGATCGATGCTCAGGGAAATGCTGTTGATCTGGATATGCCGGAGACTTCAAATGTTCTTCAGTATTTCACGGAAGATGGTACAAAGATTTCTGTTCGTCCGTCGGGTACAGAACCGAAAATCAAGTTCTATATCGAAGTGAAGGGCGAAATGGGTTGCCCGAAATGCTACGCCAGTGCTGATGCTGAAGCAGAAGAGAAAGTGGTGGCAGTACGTAAGTCACTTGGTATCTGA
- the nudC gene encoding NAD(+) diphosphatase: MKNSKSQSPTQWFVFFKDQLLLKKEKTEKGEIKYSVPYGTESPLAPGSGSTIHEVFLPTDEIVHAFAIEQLVTETEEWVMVNLRGSYEYITLDEYKAAGKAYQILYWDQHSRFCPACGMPTEHKTPIMKKCPSCAYEIYPPISTAIIVLIRRGEEILLVHARNFRGTFYGLVAGFLEAGETLEQCVQREVMEETGLRVKNITYFGNQPWPYPSGLMVGFIADYESGEIKLQKDELSAGAFYSKENMPEIPRKLSIARKMIDWWLSNN; the protein is encoded by the coding sequence ATGAAGAATAGTAAAAGCCAGAGCCCTACACAGTGGTTCGTCTTTTTCAAAGACCAACTGTTGCTGAAAAAAGAGAAAACAGAAAAAGGAGAGATTAAATACAGTGTACCTTATGGTACAGAATCACCGTTGGCCCCCGGCTCAGGTAGTACGATCCATGAAGTCTTTCTGCCCACGGATGAAATAGTACATGCATTCGCCATTGAACAGCTCGTTACTGAAACTGAAGAATGGGTTATGGTCAACCTCCGGGGTTCCTACGAATACATCACTCTGGACGAATATAAAGCTGCCGGAAAAGCATATCAGATACTGTATTGGGATCAGCATAGCCGTTTTTGTCCTGCGTGTGGTATGCCTACGGAACATAAGACCCCTATCATGAAAAAATGCCCTTCGTGTGCTTACGAAATATATCCACCTATTTCTACAGCTATCATTGTACTAATACGCCGCGGGGAAGAAATCTTGCTGGTGCATGCCCGCAATTTCCGCGGAACATTCTATGGTTTGGTAGCCGGTTTCCTCGAAGCAGGAGAAACTCTGGAACAATGCGTACAACGCGAAGTGATGGAAGAAACCGGATTGCGAGTGAAGAATATCACTTATTTCGGCAACCAGCCCTGGCCCTATCCCAGCGGACTGATGGTAGGCTTCATTGCTGATTATGAAAGTGGGGAAATCAAGTTACAGAAAGACGAGCTCAGTGCCGGAGCATTCTATTCAAAAGAAAATATGCCGGAAATTCCACGAAAACTGAGCATAGCACGAAAGATGATAGACTGGTGGCTAAGCAATAATTAA